A genomic region of Friedmanniella luteola contains the following coding sequences:
- a CDS encoding MoaD/ThiS family protein: MTVEVRIPTILRTFTGGEKAVQGAGATLAQVIDDVESRHPGLKARLVESDNLRRFVNVYVNDEDVRFTGGLEAPTVDGDIVVVLPAVAGGA, encoded by the coding sequence ATGACGGTAGAGGTGCGGATCCCGACGATCCTGCGGACGTTCACCGGCGGCGAGAAGGCCGTCCAGGGTGCGGGCGCCACGCTGGCGCAGGTGATCGACGACGTCGAGAGCCGCCACCCCGGGCTGAAGGCCCGGCTGGTGGAGTCGGACAACCTGCGGCGCTTCGTCAACGTCTACGTCAACGACGAGGACGTCCGGTTTACCGGCGGGCTCGAGGCCCCCACCGTCGACGGCGACATCGTGGTCGTCCTGCCGGCCGTGGCCGGCGGCGCCTGA
- a CDS encoding Mov34/MPN/PAD-1 family protein, whose translation MLRIARAHVDAMVAHARADHPDEACGVVVGPAGSDVPARFVAMTNADRSPTFFRFDPTEQLRLYQAMDDADEEVVVVYHSHTATEAYPSRTDIAYASEPQAHYVLVSTAESGATEGPVSVRSYRIVDGVVTEEELTITE comes from the coding sequence GTGCTGAGGATCGCCCGTGCCCACGTGGACGCCATGGTGGCCCACGCCCGTGCCGACCACCCGGACGAGGCGTGCGGGGTGGTCGTCGGACCGGCCGGCTCCGACGTGCCCGCCCGGTTCGTGGCCATGACGAACGCGGACCGCTCGCCGACCTTCTTCCGGTTCGACCCCACCGAGCAGCTGCGGCTCTACCAGGCGATGGACGACGCCGACGAGGAGGTCGTGGTCGTCTACCACTCCCACACCGCGACGGAGGCCTACCCGTCGCGCACCGACATCGCCTACGCCTCCGAGCCGCAGGCCCACTACGTCCTCGTCTCGACCGCCGAGTCGGGAGCCACCGAGGGCCCGGTGTCGGTGCGCTCCTACCGCATCGTGGACGGCGTGGTCACCGAGGAAGAGCTCACCATCACGGAATAG
- a CDS encoding DUF1349 domain-containing protein — translation MSDALDLPGLGFPLTPSSPGVWRTDEDGTVVAEAPGHTDLYVNPGGSGSADAESLLNAATLLGSPPAGDFQLSARVSVDFAAQFDAGVLLLWLDDTHWAKLCFERSPAGEPMVVSVVTLGLSDDANSFVVPERSVWLRVSRVDRVYAYHASTDGMDWALVRVFSLGDALAEHRVGLEVQSPTGEGCTVRFESLRFVEDRLADLRDGS, via the coding sequence ATGAGCGACGCGCTGGACCTGCCCGGCCTGGGTTTCCCCCTGACCCCCTCGTCGCCGGGGGTGTGGCGCACGGACGAGGACGGCACCGTCGTCGCCGAGGCCCCCGGGCACACCGACCTCTACGTCAACCCGGGCGGGTCCGGCTCGGCCGACGCCGAGTCGCTGCTGAACGCCGCCACCCTGCTGGGCTCCCCGCCGGCCGGGGACTTCCAGCTCAGCGCCCGGGTGTCGGTCGACTTCGCCGCCCAGTTCGACGCCGGCGTGCTGCTCCTCTGGCTCGACGACACGCACTGGGCCAAGCTCTGCTTCGAGCGGTCACCGGCCGGCGAGCCGATGGTGGTCTCCGTGGTCACGCTCGGGCTGTCCGACGACGCGAACTCCTTCGTCGTCCCCGAGCGCTCCGTGTGGCTGCGGGTGTCCCGCGTCGACCGGGTCTACGCGTACCACGCCTCCACCGACGGGATGGACTGGGCGCTGGTGCGGGTCTTCAGCCTCGGCGACGCGCTGGCCGAGCACCGGGTGGGCCTGGAGGTCCAGTCGCCCACCGGTGAGGGCTGCACGGTCCGGTTCGAGTCCCTGCGCTTCGTCGAGGACCGGTTGGCCGACCTCCGCGACGGCTCCTAG
- a CDS encoding universal stress protein, with translation MHCIVTTDGSRASLVGAKQFKWIADSREITDVTVIAVVSPFAAVPFANEIGPQGSTELTDLSFQHEAQTAVDLVAATFDGWGPAIHKQVRSGSPAQEIVRAAEDLGADLISMAAGSRGLTPTILLGSTASRVQHSAPCPVLICRPTPRSERATG, from the coding sequence ATGCACTGCATCGTCACCACCGACGGCTCCCGCGCGTCCCTGGTCGGGGCCAAGCAGTTCAAGTGGATCGCCGACTCCCGCGAGATCACCGACGTGACCGTGATCGCGGTCGTGAGCCCGTTCGCCGCGGTGCCGTTCGCCAACGAGATCGGTCCGCAGGGGTCCACCGAGCTGACGGACCTCAGCTTCCAGCACGAGGCGCAGACCGCGGTCGACCTCGTGGCGGCCACGTTCGACGGCTGGGGGCCGGCGATCCACAAGCAGGTGCGCAGCGGCTCCCCGGCCCAGGAGATCGTCCGCGCGGCCGAGGACCTCGGCGCCGACCTGATCTCCATGGCCGCGGGCAGCCGGGGCCTCACCCCGACGATCCTGCTGGGCAGCACCGCCTCGCGGGTGCAGCACTCGGCGCCGTGCCCGGTGCTGATCTGCCGGCCCACGCCCCGCAGCGAGCGCGCCACCGGCTGA
- a CDS encoding APC family permease → MTTPAVEDVQRHSELKRSITGKQLYFYVVGDVLGSGIYVLVGLVAAAVGGAFWMAFLAGVAIAAITGLAYAELVTKYPQAAGASLYINKAFRSPLLTFFITICMLSANMAAVGSLASGFVRYFSGVVGLSEESIWGATVVALVFVGIITVINLIGITESVVANVVMTFIELTGLVIVVIIGVIALVEGVNSPSVLLQFSAEGSPVIAVLAGVSLAFFAMTGFENAANVAEETINPSRAFPRALIGGMLTAGVVYVLVSIAAALALPIDVLAGNTLLEVIRADLFFIPATIMIVVFGLIAMVAISNTTLVTVVAQSRILYGMAREDVVPSVFAKVHPTRRSPYVALLFGAAVVGALLVIGAAIRASQAGLPEEQQLDVVDRLATITVVFLLFIYALVIVACLKLRGQDETSDTYRASTPLLVIGMLGNLAVLAYTLIDDPAALLWVAGLLAVGLVLFLAEKFFGHKKDGPRGPGAADPQAVDPSSSTHQEI, encoded by the coding sequence ATGACTACTCCAGCGGTCGAGGACGTCCAGCGGCACAGCGAGCTCAAACGCTCGATCACCGGCAAGCAGCTGTACTTCTACGTGGTCGGCGACGTCCTCGGCTCGGGGATCTACGTGCTCGTCGGCCTGGTGGCCGCGGCCGTGGGCGGGGCCTTCTGGATGGCCTTCCTCGCCGGCGTCGCGATCGCCGCCATCACCGGGCTCGCGTACGCCGAGCTGGTCACCAAGTACCCCCAGGCGGCGGGGGCGTCGCTCTACATCAACAAGGCGTTCCGCAGCCCCCTGCTGACCTTCTTCATCACGATCTGCATGCTGTCGGCCAACATGGCCGCGGTGGGCTCGCTGGCCTCGGGCTTCGTGCGCTACTTCAGCGGGGTCGTCGGGTTGTCCGAGGAGTCGATCTGGGGCGCCACCGTGGTCGCGCTGGTCTTCGTCGGCATCATCACGGTCATCAACCTCATCGGGATCACCGAGTCGGTGGTGGCGAACGTCGTGATGACCTTCATCGAGCTCACGGGCCTGGTCATCGTCGTGATCATCGGGGTGATCGCCCTGGTGGAGGGGGTCAACAGCCCGTCGGTCCTGCTGCAGTTCAGCGCCGAGGGCTCGCCGGTGATCGCCGTCCTGGCCGGCGTCTCGCTCGCCTTCTTCGCCATGACCGGGTTCGAGAACGCGGCCAACGTGGCCGAGGAGACCATCAACCCGTCCCGCGCCTTCCCGCGGGCGCTGATCGGCGGCATGCTGACCGCGGGCGTGGTCTACGTCCTGGTCTCCATCGCCGCGGCCCTCGCGCTCCCCATCGACGTGCTGGCCGGCAACACGCTGCTCGAGGTCATCCGCGCCGACCTCTTCTTCATCCCGGCGACGATCATGATCGTCGTCTTCGGGCTGATCGCCATGGTCGCCATCAGCAACACCACGCTGGTCACCGTGGTCGCCCAGTCCCGGATCCTGTACGGGATGGCCCGCGAGGACGTGGTGCCGTCGGTGTTCGCCAAGGTCCACCCGACGCGGCGCAGCCCCTACGTGGCCCTGCTCTTCGGCGCCGCGGTGGTCGGTGCCCTGCTGGTGATCGGCGCGGCGATCCGCGCGAGCCAGGCGGGGCTCCCCGAGGAGCAGCAGCTGGACGTCGTCGACCGCCTGGCCACCATCACGGTGGTGTTCCTGCTCTTCATCTACGCGCTGGTGATCGTGGCCTGCCTGAAGCTGCGCGGCCAGGACGAGACCTCCGACACCTACCGGGCCAGCACCCCGCTGCTGGTCATCGGCATGCTCGGCAACCTGGCCGTGCTGGCCTACACCCTGATCGACGACCCGGCGGCGCTCCTGTGGGTGGCCGGCCTGCTGGCCGTCGGTCTGGTGCTGTTCCTCGCCGAGAAGTTCTTCGGCCACAAGAAGGACGGACCCCGCGGCCCCGGCGCCGCGGACCCGCAGGCCGTCGACCCGTCCTCCTCCACCCACCAGGAGATCTGA
- a CDS encoding DUF2017 domain-containing protein, translating to MKKFSRRRGVVSTSLSSYEVELLTSLVNQLVELVSDGEPEHFSATGASSDPFERLVRDLQAEPDAPEVSDDPVLRRLFPNAYPHDASASSDFRRFTERDLRGKKVDDARVVLRDLEQTAGGSRDLRVDPADAGAWLRTLTGVRLAVATRLGITDAESAEELAELPDEDPRSYMMSVYDWLGFAQETLIASL from the coding sequence GTGAAGAAGTTCAGCCGCCGTCGCGGGGTGGTCAGCACCTCGCTCAGCAGCTACGAGGTCGAGCTGCTGACATCCCTGGTCAACCAGCTCGTCGAACTGGTCTCCGACGGCGAGCCCGAGCACTTCAGCGCGACGGGGGCGAGCAGCGACCCGTTCGAGCGGCTCGTCCGCGACCTGCAGGCCGAGCCCGACGCCCCCGAGGTGTCCGACGACCCGGTGCTGCGCCGGCTGTTCCCCAACGCCTACCCGCACGACGCGTCGGCCTCGTCGGACTTCCGCCGCTTCACCGAGCGCGACCTGCGGGGCAAGAAGGTGGACGACGCCCGCGTGGTGCTCCGCGACCTGGAGCAGACCGCCGGCGGCAGCCGCGACCTGCGGGTCGACCCGGCCGACGCGGGGGCCTGGCTGCGCACCCTGACCGGGGTCCGGCTGGCCGTCGCGACCCGGCTCGGCATCACCGACGCCGAGAGCGCCGAGGAGCTGGCCGAGCTGCCCGACGAGGACCCGCGCAGCTACATGATGAGCGTCTACGACTGGCTCGGCTTCGCGCAGGAGACCCTGATCGCGTCCCTGTGA
- the clpS gene encoding ATP-dependent Clp protease adapter ClpS produces the protein MGAMSGTEGVPVVPAGGTAVVERPLEQTTPQTPWVTIVWDDPVNLMSYVTHVFVTYFHYSKSKAAKLMMQVHNDGKAIVSSGSREEMERDVGAMHEYGLWATMDRADD, from the coding sequence ATGGGGGCCATGTCCGGAACCGAGGGGGTGCCCGTCGTCCCCGCCGGGGGGACGGCGGTCGTCGAGCGTCCGCTCGAGCAGACGACGCCGCAGACGCCGTGGGTCACCATCGTCTGGGACGACCCCGTCAACCTGATGTCCTACGTCACCCACGTCTTCGTGACCTACTTCCACTACTCCAAGAGCAAGGCCGCGAAGCTGATGATGCAGGTCCACAACGACGGCAAGGCGATCGTCTCCAGCGGCTCGCGCGAGGAGATGGAGCGCGACGTCGGCGCCATGCACGAGTACGGCCTGTGGGCGACGATGGACCGAGCCGATGACTGA
- a CDS encoding nicotinate phosphoribosyltransferase, with amino-acid sequence MLQAALQAGTADRPCVFELFARRLPPGRRYGVVAGVGRALRALEHFRFDTESLEFLRGASVVDDRTADWLADFRFDGSIWGYPEGEIYFPGSPIVVVESSFAAGVVLETVLLSIYNHDAAIASAASRMTAMAGDRPCIEMGSRRTQELAAVAAARAAYVAGFEATSNLEAGRRYGVPTRGTSAHSFTLLHADERAAFAAQIAALGEDTTLLVDTYDVEAAVRTGVELTGGRLGAVRLDSGDLALMATQVRALLDSLGATGTRIIVTSDLDEFTIAALSGAPVDGYGVGTALVTGSGAPTSGFVYKLVARAESDEPGAPMTPVAKKSADKISVGGRKYAVRRLSRAGVAEAELVGIGAVSRHDSDDRELLVPLVTDGEIVGRESLETARDRHRRARAELPLEALKMSRGEPVVETVYAGAGAVQGNPYAPAGR; translated from the coding sequence ATGCTGCAGGCCGCCCTGCAGGCGGGGACGGCCGACCGGCCGTGCGTGTTCGAGCTGTTCGCCCGACGGCTGCCGCCCGGCCGCCGCTACGGGGTGGTCGCCGGGGTGGGCCGCGCGCTGCGGGCCCTGGAGCACTTCCGCTTCGACACCGAGTCGTTGGAGTTCCTGCGCGGGGCGTCCGTGGTCGACGACCGCACCGCCGACTGGCTGGCCGACTTCCGCTTCGACGGCAGCATCTGGGGCTACCCGGAGGGCGAGATCTACTTCCCCGGCTCCCCCATCGTCGTCGTCGAGTCCAGCTTCGCCGCCGGCGTCGTGCTGGAGACGGTGCTGCTCAGCATCTACAACCACGACGCGGCCATCGCCTCCGCCGCCTCCCGGATGACCGCGATGGCGGGCGACCGGCCGTGCATCGAGATGGGCTCGCGGCGCACCCAGGAGCTGGCGGCGGTCGCCGCCGCCCGGGCGGCCTACGTCGCGGGGTTCGAGGCCACCTCCAACCTCGAGGCCGGTCGCCGCTACGGGGTGCCCACCCGCGGCACCTCGGCCCACTCGTTCACCCTGCTGCACGCCGACGAGCGGGCCGCCTTCGCCGCCCAGATCGCCGCGCTCGGGGAGGACACCACCCTGCTGGTCGACACCTACGACGTCGAGGCCGCCGTCCGGACCGGGGTGGAGCTCACCGGCGGCCGGCTGGGCGCCGTCCGGCTCGACTCCGGGGACCTGGCCCTGATGGCCACCCAGGTGCGCGCGCTGCTGGACTCCCTCGGGGCGACCGGCACGCGGATCATCGTCACCAGCGACCTCGACGAGTTCACGATCGCCGCCCTGTCCGGTGCCCCCGTCGACGGCTACGGCGTGGGCACCGCCCTGGTCACCGGCAGCGGCGCGCCGACCAGCGGGTTCGTGTACAAGCTGGTGGCCCGCGCCGAGTCCGACGAGCCCGGCGCCCCGATGACGCCGGTGGCCAAGAAGAGCGCCGACAAGATCTCCGTCGGCGGCCGGAAGTACGCCGTCCGCCGGCTGTCGCGGGCCGGGGTGGCGGAGGCCGAGCTGGTCGGCATCGGCGCCGTCTCCCGGCACGACTCCGACGACCGGGAGCTGCTGGTGCCGCTGGTCACCGACGGCGAGATCGTCGGCCGGGAGTCCCTGGAGACCGCGCGGGACCGGCACCGCCGGGCCCGCGCCGAGCTGCCGCTCGAGGCCCTCAAGATGTCGCGCGGGGAGCCGGTGGTCGAGACCGTCTACGCCGGGGCCGGCGCCGTGCAGGGCAACCCGTACGCGCCGGCGGGCCGGTGA
- a CDS encoding isochorismatase family protein: MTGAAGGSSTALLVVDVQRDFCEGGALAVAGGAAVAAAIEALLASGPGYGTVVATRDHHVDPGAHFSATPDYVDSWPPHCVVGTPGAELHDALAARPFDAVFDKGEHAAAYSGFEGRSADGTALATFLRERGVEQVEICGIATDHCVRATALDAAAAGFRTTVLLGLTAAVAPERLDATFAQLRAAGVEVRR, translated from the coding sequence GTGACCGGCGCCGCGGGCGGGAGCAGCACCGCGCTGCTCGTCGTCGACGTCCAGCGCGACTTCTGCGAGGGCGGTGCGCTGGCGGTGGCCGGTGGTGCCGCCGTGGCGGCCGCGATCGAGGCGCTGCTCGCGTCGGGACCCGGCTACGGCACCGTCGTCGCCACCCGCGACCACCACGTCGACCCGGGTGCCCACTTCTCCGCGACCCCGGACTACGTCGACAGCTGGCCCCCGCACTGCGTCGTGGGGACCCCGGGGGCCGAGCTGCACGACGCGCTGGCCGCGCGGCCGTTCGACGCCGTCTTCGACAAGGGCGAGCACGCCGCCGCCTACTCCGGTTTCGAGGGCCGGTCCGCCGACGGGACCGCGCTCGCGACCTTCCTGCGGGAGCGCGGGGTGGAGCAGGTCGAGATCTGCGGCATCGCCACCGACCACTGCGTCCGGGCCACCGCGCTCGACGCGGCGGCCGCCGGCTTCCGCACCACCGTGCTGCTGGGCCTCACCGCCGCCGTCGCCCCCGAACGGCTCGACGCGACCTTCGCCCAGCTCCGGGCCGCCGGCGTCGAGGTGCGCCGCTGA
- a CDS encoding oxidoreductase, whose product MTRWTTDDLPDQTGRTYVVTGANSGLGRQTAAALAAVGARVVLAVRDRGRGEEAARAMTGDVEVRVLDLADLASVRRFADGWSGPLDVLVNNAGLMAVPQQRTADGFEMQLGTNHLGHFALTNLLLPAVTDRVVTVSSGLHRRGRVVLDDLNWERRRYSPYGAYGQSKLANLLFTLELERRLVADGSPVRALAAHPGYAATNLQGGHGRFLDLLTGAANRIFAQSDAQGALPTLYAAVADLPGGSYVGPDGRSEMRGHPTLVGRSAEASDSTLAARLWTASEELTGVRYPVLPG is encoded by the coding sequence ATGACGCGCTGGACGACCGACGACCTGCCCGACCAGACCGGCCGCACCTACGTGGTCACCGGGGCCAACAGCGGGCTCGGCCGGCAGACCGCGGCCGCCCTGGCGGCCGTCGGCGCCCGGGTGGTGCTGGCGGTCCGGGACCGGGGCCGGGGCGAGGAGGCCGCCCGCGCGATGACCGGTGACGTGGAGGTCCGCGTGCTGGACCTGGCCGACCTGGCCTCGGTCCGCCGCTTCGCCGACGGCTGGTCGGGCCCGCTGGACGTGCTCGTCAACAACGCCGGGCTGATGGCCGTGCCGCAGCAGCGCACCGCCGACGGCTTCGAGATGCAGCTGGGCACCAACCACCTCGGCCACTTCGCGCTGACCAACCTGCTGCTGCCCGCGGTGACGGACCGGGTGGTCACCGTCTCCTCCGGGCTCCACCGCCGGGGCCGGGTCGTGCTGGACGACCTCAACTGGGAGCGCCGCCGCTACAGCCCCTACGGCGCCTACGGGCAGTCGAAGCTGGCCAACCTGCTGTTCACCCTGGAGCTCGAGCGCCGGCTGGTGGCCGACGGCTCCCCCGTCCGCGCGCTGGCCGCGCACCCGGGCTACGCCGCCACCAACCTGCAGGGCGGGCACGGCCGGTTCCTCGACCTGCTGACCGGGGCGGCCAACCGGATCTTCGCCCAGTCCGACGCCCAGGGCGCGCTGCCCACCCTCTACGCCGCGGTCGCCGACCTCCCGGGCGGCAGCTACGTCGGTCCGGACGGGCGGTCGGAGATGCGGGGCCACCCGACGCTCGTCGGCCGCAGCGCCGAAGCCAGCGACAGCACCCTGGCCGCCCGGCTCTGGACCGCGTCGGAGGAGCTGACCGGGGTCCGCTACCCGGTCCTGCCGGGCTGA
- a CDS encoding MmcQ/YjbR family DNA-binding protein, with product MGATYDAAQAAAALELLRGLCLALPRVTERPSHGGPAFFADPRCFAMFLDDHHGDGRLALWCAAPDGVQAELVVLEPDRFFRPPYVGHRGWLGVRLDQVERDELAAVVLDAYRCTVSARGRRELDARTSQQRRGPSAQPGRTG from the coding sequence ATGGGCGCGACGTACGACGCGGCGCAGGCCGCGGCGGCGCTGGAGCTGCTGCGCGGGCTGTGCCTGGCCCTGCCGCGGGTGACGGAGCGGCCCAGCCACGGCGGTCCCGCGTTCTTCGCCGATCCGCGCTGCTTCGCGATGTTCCTCGACGACCACCACGGCGACGGCCGGCTGGCGCTGTGGTGCGCGGCGCCCGACGGCGTCCAGGCCGAGCTGGTGGTGCTGGAGCCCGACCGCTTCTTCCGACCGCCCTACGTGGGTCACCGCGGCTGGCTCGGCGTGCGGCTGGACCAGGTCGAGCGCGACGAGCTGGCGGCCGTGGTGCTGGACGCGTACCGCTGCACGGTGTCGGCGCGCGGCCGCCGTGAGCTGGACGCGCGCACGTCCCAGCAACGCCGCGGCCCGAGCGCTCAGCCCGGCAGGACCGGGTAG
- a CDS encoding SdrD B-like domain-containing protein, which produces MPRPRRVLRPACLAAVAALACAPALTTAPALADVTDGTLSVTVAVDLDADGSYDPETDGRQAGVHVTVADAGGGTVSGSTDDEGRFVVEPTAQLAGGRYFVTAQVPDGLGFVPAAPSDSFAPFSSTVDVSAGSQSVTLGVVAAPPTAEPTPTEPDPTLQVSEEPEPAVPETRRVVEEEPRFAVGDRVWDDGDGDGRQDDGEPGRGGVSVQLLDGDGGVVGSTTSDGDGHYLFDDLPAGTYALRFAGLGGGSKLSPAGVGPAAADSDPDYTGVTPSFTLDRGEGDVRPVDARDGLRADYLNAAVDAGVAPLRFAIASVVWQDLDVDGLLEPAEPAGRARVLLLDGTRVVATTTTDDQGRYRFSGLREGSYRVRFADLGAHRVLTRQRVGSNRAVDSAPDPVTATSEPFRLAQGTADLVPGSEVGDADADFVLTSVNAGTVGSYTITNRVWRDRNGNGVRDAGEPGVAGVVVELLDGAGDVVATTQTAASGRFSFDRLPEGQYRLRFPTLPRGLHFTTPRAGTDPTTDSDVYGNALTAPISVGEGNPVETQVAAGLTTSATAAAGTAPPPATPTATAATAATPTVASPAAAVAGSGASPLLPALAGLLLVAVGAGVLLRARLRRR; this is translated from the coding sequence GTGCCTCGACCGCGTCGTGTGCTGCGTCCGGCCTGCCTGGCCGCCGTCGCCGCGCTGGCCTGCGCCCCGGCTCTGACGACCGCGCCCGCGCTGGCCGACGTCACCGACGGCACCCTGAGCGTCACGGTGGCCGTCGACCTGGACGCCGACGGGAGCTACGACCCCGAGACGGACGGCCGGCAGGCCGGCGTGCACGTCACGGTCGCCGACGCCGGCGGTGGCACCGTGTCCGGCAGCACCGACGACGAGGGCCGCTTCGTGGTGGAGCCGACGGCCCAGCTCGCCGGGGGCCGCTACTTCGTCACCGCGCAGGTGCCGGACGGCCTGGGGTTCGTGCCGGCCGCGCCCAGCGACTCCTTCGCCCCCTTCAGCTCCACCGTCGACGTGAGCGCGGGTAGCCAGTCCGTCACGCTCGGCGTGGTGGCCGCCCCTCCGACGGCCGAGCCCACCCCCACCGAGCCGGACCCCACCCTCCAGGTGAGCGAGGAGCCGGAGCCCGCCGTCCCCGAGACCCGGCGGGTGGTCGAGGAGGAACCGCGCTTCGCGGTCGGCGACCGCGTCTGGGACGACGGTGACGGGGACGGCCGCCAGGACGACGGCGAGCCGGGGCGCGGCGGGGTGAGCGTCCAGCTGCTCGACGGGGACGGCGGTGTCGTCGGGTCGACCACCAGTGACGGTGACGGCCACTACCTCTTCGACGACCTGCCCGCCGGCACCTACGCCCTCCGCTTCGCGGGTCTGGGGGGCGGTTCCAAGCTCAGCCCGGCCGGCGTCGGTCCCGCGGCCGCGGACTCCGACCCCGACTACACCGGCGTCACCCCGTCCTTCACCCTCGACCGCGGGGAGGGCGACGTCCGCCCCGTCGACGCCCGGGACGGACTCCGCGCCGACTACCTCAACGCAGCCGTCGACGCCGGGGTGGCGCCGTTGCGCTTCGCCATCGCCTCGGTCGTCTGGCAGGACCTCGACGTCGACGGCCTGCTCGAGCCCGCCGAGCCCGCCGGCCGCGCCCGGGTCCTCCTGCTGGACGGCACGCGCGTCGTGGCGACCACCACGACCGACGACCAGGGCCGCTACCGGTTCTCCGGGCTGCGGGAGGGCTCCTACCGGGTCCGGTTCGCCGACCTGGGCGCGCACCGGGTGCTGACCCGGCAGCGGGTCGGCAGCAACCGGGCCGTCGACTCCGCCCCGGACCCGGTGACGGCGACGTCGGAGCCGTTCCGGCTGGCGCAGGGCACGGCCGACCTGGTACCGGGCTCGGAGGTCGGTGACGCCGACGCGGACTTCGTGCTCACCTCGGTCAACGCCGGCACGGTCGGCAGCTACACCATCACCAACCGGGTCTGGCGCGACCGGAACGGCAACGGCGTCCGGGACGCGGGCGAGCCGGGCGTCGCCGGAGTCGTGGTGGAGCTGCTGGACGGCGCCGGCGACGTCGTGGCGACGACCCAGACGGCCGCCAGCGGACGCTTCAGCTTCGACCGGCTGCCCGAGGGGCAGTACCGGCTCCGGTTCCCCACGCTGCCGCGCGGTCTGCACTTCACGACCCCCCGGGCCGGCACGGATCCCACCACCGACTCCGACGTCTACGGCAACGCGCTGACGGCCCCGATCAGCGTCGGCGAGGGCAACCCCGTCGAGACGCAGGTGGCCGCCGGGCTCACGACGTCGGCGACGGCCGCCGCGGGGACCGCACCCCCGCCGGCGACGCCGACCGCCACCGCCGCCACCGCCGCCACCCCGACCGTCGCCAGTCCGGCGGCCGCGGTCGCCGGCAGCGGCGCCAGCCCGCTCCTGCCGGCCCTGGCGGGCCTGCTGCTGGTCGCCGTGGGCGCCGGCGTCCTCCTTCGGGCCCGGCTCCGCCGCCGCTGA
- a CDS encoding RDD family protein, with product MSGIPVGSPPVPPGRHAAPSGWYADPLDGAQERYWDGWQWARTTRPREGAAPAGPSQPGYPQGQQPDQPQQQGHPPQQGYPPQQGYPAQPGYPAQPGYPAQPGHLPAGYPGQPGGRPGQATFTADGVPLAGWWWRVLAAVVDGFVVGLLVTLATLPLLLPVLERVSAYFAEAVAAAERGLPQPVLDQQSLMSTGDQLLLALASVGLTFVYHAVFLRWRGATPGKLLCSLRVVPVDAGRSPGGLDWRRSLTRALVWAAPGLSLLLGPFQLLDALFPLWQPRRQAIHDLLARTQVVRR from the coding sequence GTGTCTGGTATCCCCGTCGGCAGTCCTCCGGTCCCGCCCGGCCGCCACGCGGCCCCGTCCGGCTGGTACGCCGACCCGCTGGACGGCGCTCAGGAGCGGTACTGGGACGGCTGGCAGTGGGCGCGCACCACCCGGCCCCGCGAGGGCGCCGCCCCGGCGGGCCCGTCCCAGCCCGGGTACCCCCAGGGTCAGCAGCCGGACCAGCCCCAGCAGCAGGGCCACCCGCCGCAGCAGGGCTACCCGCCCCAGCAGGGGTATCCGGCCCAGCCGGGCTACCCGGCCCAGCCGGGCTACCCGGCCCAGCCGGGCCACCTGCCGGCGGGCTACCCGGGCCAGCCCGGTGGGCGCCCGGGGCAGGCGACCTTCACGGCCGACGGCGTCCCGCTGGCCGGCTGGTGGTGGCGGGTGCTGGCCGCGGTCGTCGACGGGTTCGTCGTCGGCCTGCTGGTCACGCTGGCCACCCTGCCGTTGCTGCTGCCGGTGCTGGAGCGGGTCTCCGCCTACTTCGCCGAGGCGGTGGCGGCAGCGGAGCGGGGCCTGCCGCAGCCGGTGCTCGACCAGCAGAGCCTGATGTCCACCGGCGACCAGCTGCTGCTGGCGCTGGCCTCCGTCGGGCTCACGTTCGTCTACCACGCGGTGTTCCTGCGCTGGCGCGGAGCGACGCCCGGGAAGCTGCTCTGCTCCCTGCGGGTGGTCCCCGTCGACGCGGGCCGCAGCCCGGGCGGGCTGGACTGGCGACGGTCCCTCACCCGGGCCCTGGTCTGGGCCGCCCCCGGGCTGAGCCTGCTGCTGGGGCCCTTCCAGCTGCTCGACGCGCTGTTCCCGCTCTGGCAGCCCCGGCGCCAGGCGATCCACGACCTGCTGGCCCGGACGCAGGTCGTCCGCCGCTGA